A region from the Triticum aestivum cultivar Chinese Spring chromosome 3D, IWGSC CS RefSeq v2.1, whole genome shotgun sequence genome encodes:
- the LOC123074583 gene encoding phospholipase A1-II 2, with product MFSSDMAERWRELHGSDHWDGLLNPLDIDLRRCLINYGEMIMATYEAFIAERRSPNAGMCRYRRADLFRRVEVSHPGWYAVTRYIYATASADVHGKVLLRPLCRNGRARECNWMGYVAVATDEGAAALGRRDIVVAWRGTQRALEWVADLKLAFASAAGILGAEGADGSEPSVHRGYLSLYTSADEGSEISKQSARMQVLTEIARMMDKYKDEQTSITVVGHSLGATLATLNAVDIAANYYNKSALCTAGSRAPVTAVVFGSPRTGDRDFRDIFHRLPGLRMLRVRNRPDRIPLYPPVGYADVGVELLIDTRRSLFLKPHGNESQSHDLECHLHGIAGWQGEHGEFELVVDRDIALVNKFDDCLTDEHPVPVGWKVHHNKNMVKGTDGRWVLEDHESDYEDGGDNL from the exons ATGTTCTCCAGCGACATGGCTGAGCGGTGGAGGGAGCTGCACGGCAGCGACCACTGGGATGGCCTGCTCAACCCGCTCGACATCGACCTCCGGCGCTGCCTCATCAACTACGGCGAGATGATCATGGCCACGTACGAGGCGTTCATCGCCGAGCGTCGGTCCCCGAACGCCGGCATGTGCCGGTACCGGCGAGCCGACCTCTTCCGGCGCGTGGAGGTGTCCCACCCGGGCTGGTACGCGGTGACCCGCTACATCTACGCCACGGCCAGCGCCGACGTGCACGGCAAAGTGCTGCTCCGGCCGCTGTGCCGGAACGGGCGCGCAAGGGAGTGCAACTGGATGGGGTACGTGGCCGTGGCCACGGACGAGGGCGCGGCCGCGCTCGGGCGCCGGGACATCGTCGTGGCGTGGCGCGGCACGCAGCGCGCGCTGGAGTGGGTGGCCGACCTCAAGCTCGCCTTCGCCTCGGCGGCCGGGATCCTCGGGGCGGAGGGCGCCGACGGGTCCGAACCGTCGGTGCACCGCGGGTACCTGTCGCTGTACACCTCCGCCGATGAAGGCTCGGAGATCAGCAAGCAGAGCGCCAGGATGCAG GTATTGACAGAGATTGCAAGGATGATGGACAAATACAAGGACGAGCAGACCAGCATCACAGTGGTCGGCCACAGCCTGGGCGCCACTCTGGCCACGCTCAACGCCGTCGACATTGCCGCAAATTACTACAACAAATCCGCCCTCTGCACGGCCGGGAGCCGGGCGCCGGTCACCGCCGTCGTCTTCGGCAGCCCTCGCACCGGTGACCGCGACTTCCGTGACATCTTCCACCGCCTCCCAGGTCTCCGGATGCTCCGTGTACGGAACCGGCCGgaccgcatcccgctgtacccgcCCGTGGGCTACGCCGACGTCGGCGTGGAGCTGCTGATCGACACGCGCCGCTCGCTGTTCCTCAAGCCCCACGGCAACGAGTCGCAGTCGCACGACCTCGAGTGCCACCTGCACGGCATCGCCGGGTGGCAGGGGGAGCATGGGGAGTTCGAGCTGGTGGTCGACCGGGACATCGCGCTGGTGAACAAGTTCGATGACTGCCTCACCGACGAGCACCCCGTGCCGGTGGGCTGGAAGGTGCACCACAACAAGAACATGGTGAAGGGGACCGACGGGAGGTGGGTCTTGGAGGATCATGAATCTGACTACGAAGATGGAGGTGACAACTTGTAG